From Solanum lycopersicum chromosome 8, SLM_r2.1, the proteins below share one genomic window:
- the LOC101256614 gene encoding lon protease homolog 2, peroxisomal isoform X1, producing the protein MAESVELPSRLAILPFRNKVLLPGAIIRIRCTSPSSVKLVEQELWQREEKGLIGILPVRDSAESATSGTAVSSGMGGETSDSHKLDSKNQQEVIHWHDRGVAARALHLSRGVEKPSGRVTYIVVLEGLCRFNVQELSTRGTYYTARITSLDMTKGEMELIEQDQEFVALSRQFKATAMELISILEQKQKTGGRTKVLLETVPVHKLADIFVASFEISFEEQLSMLDSVDVKVRLSKATELVDRHLQSIRVAEKITQKVEGQLSKSQKEFLLRQQMKAIKEELGDNDDEEDDLVALERKMQGAGMPASIWKHALRELRRLKKMQPQQPGYNSSRVYLELLADLPWEKASPELELDLKAAKERLDADHYGLLKVKQRIIEYLAVRKLKPDARGPVLCFVGPPGVGKTSLASSIAAALGRKFIRISLGGVKDEADIRGHRRTYIGSMPGRLVDGLKRVGVHNPVMLLDEIDKTGSDVRGDPASALLEVLDPEQNKTFNDHYLNVPFDLSKVIFVATANRMQPIPPPLLDRMEVIELPGYTPEEKLKIAIRHLIPRVLDQHGLSSDFLQIPEDMVKLVIQRYTREAGVRNLERNLAALARAAAVKVAEQEHLEPFSKDVQRLSSPLLDDKLAETAEVEMEVIPMGVNNHDISSAFRVASPMVVDEPMVEKVLGPPRYDDRETAERVANPGVSVGLVWTAFGGEVQFVEATAMVGKGDLHLTGQLGDVIKESAQIALTWVRARATELKLAISEETNLLEGRDIHIHFPAGAVPKDGPSAGVTLVTSLVSLFSKKRVRADTAMTGEMTLRGMVLPVGGVKDKVLAAHRYGIKRVILPERNLKDLVEVPATVLSSLEIILAKRVEDVLDQAFEGGCPWRQQSKL; encoded by the exons ATGGCGGAATCTGTGGAACTTCCGAGCCGTTTAGCGATTCTTCCATTCAGGAACAAAGTTTTGTTACCTGGTGCGATCATAAGAATTCGTTGCACTTCTCCTAGCAG TGTAAAATTGGTGGAACAGGAGTTATGGCAGAGGGAAGAGAAGGGACTGATTGGAATATTACCGGTTAGAGATTCAGCTGAGAGTGCCACTTCGGGTACTGCAGTATCTTCAG GCATGGGTGGAGAGACATCAGATAGCCACAAGCTCGACTCAAAAAATCAACAGGAAGTTATACACTGGCATGATAG GGGAGTTGCAGCCCGTGCTTTACATCTCTCAAGAGGAGTTGAGAAACCAAGTGGCAGAGTTACATACATAGTTGTACTAGAGGGGTTATGCAGATTCAACGTGCAGGAGCTTAGTACCAGAGGAACATATTATACAGCGCGGATCACTTCTCTTGATATGACCAAGGGTG AGATGGAGTTAATTGAGCAGGATCAAGAATTTGTGGCATTGTCTCGTCAATTTAAAGCCACTGCGATGGAGCTCATTTCCATTCTTGAGCAG AAACAAAAGACTGGGGGGAGAACAAAGGTTCTTCTAGAGACAGTTCCTGTCCATAAATTGGCTGATATTTTTGTAGCTAGTTTTGAGATTAGCTTTGAGGAACAATTATCCATGCTGGACTCCGTTGATGTTAAAGTAAGGCTTTCAAAAGCTACTGAGCTAGTTGATAGGCACCTACAG TCAATTCGGGTGGCAGAGAAGATTACCCAAAAGGTTGAGGGGCAGTTATCAAAGTCTCAGAAAGAGTTTCTGTTGCGACAGCAG ATGAAGGCCATAAaagaggaactcggtgacaatgatgatgaagaagatgatttgGTTGCCTTAGAAAGGAAGATGCAAGGAGCAGGAATGCCTGCAAGTATCTGGAAACATGCTCTGAGGGAACTAAG GAGACTCAAAAAAATGCAGCCTCAGCAACCTGGATACAATAGCTCCCGTGTTTATCTGGAGCTACTTGCTGATCTTCCGTGGGAGAAGGCCAGCCCAGAACTTGAATTGGACCTAAAAGCTGCAAAAGAGCGTCTTGATGCTGACCATTACGGTTTATTGAAGGTCAAGCAGCGGATAATCGAATATCTAGCTGTTCGGAAG CTCAAACCAGATGCCAGAGGTCCTGTGTTGTGCTTTGTGGGTCCACCAGGTGTTGGGAAGACATCTTTGGCTTCGTCTATTGCTGCTGCTTTGGGCAGAAAGTTTATACGCATCTCCCTTGGTGGTGTCAAAGATGAGGCTGATATCAGAGGGCATAGGAGAACATATATTGGAAGCATGCCTGGGCGACTAGTTGATGGGTTGAAG AGAGTAGGTGTTCACAATCCAGTTATGCTGCTGGATGAGATTGACAAAACTGGGTCTGATGTGAGGGGAGATCCTGCATCAGCATTACTGGAGGTTCTTGATCCCGAACAGAACAAAACGTTCAATGATCA CTATTTGAATGTGCCGTTTGACCTATCAAAGGTTATTTTTGTGGCAACTGCGAACAGGATGCAGCCAATTCCTCCCCCACTCCTGGACAGAATGGAAGTCATTGAGTTGCCAGGATATACACCAGAAGAAAAGCTTAAGATAGCAATTAGGCATTTAATTCCTCGAGTTCTTGATCAGCATGGTTTAAGTTCTGACTTCCTTCAGATACCTGAG GATATGGTAAAACTTGTAATCCAAAGGTACACAAGGGAAGCAGGTGTACGTAATCTAGAAAGGAATTTAGCTGCCTTAGCACGTGCAGCGGCTGTCAAAGTTGCAGAACAAGAACATCTAGAGCCTTTCTCCAAAGATGTGCAACGCCTTTCTTCACCACTGTTGGATGACAAACTTGCCGAGACCGCCGAGGTTGAAATGGAAGTTATCCCTATGGGTGTCAATAATCATGATATCTCCAGTGCGTTTAGGGTTGCCTCACCTATGGTGGTTGATGAACCAATGGTGGAAAAGGTGCTTGGT CCACCTAGGTATGATGACAGAGAAACAGCAGAACGAGTTGCTAATCCTGGTGTATCTGTTGGATTGGTGTGGACGGCGTTTGGTGGCGAGGTTCAGTTTGTTGAAGCCACTGCAATGGTGGGAAAAGGTGATCTTCATCTCACTGGCCAACTTGGGGATGTTATCAAAGAATCTGCTCAGATTGCATTGACATGG gTTCGTGCCAGAGCAACAGAACTGAAGCTAGCTATTTCTGAAGAAACTAATCTTTTAGAGGGACGAGATATTCACATTCATTTCCCCGCCGGAGCTGTACCTAAGGACGGACCGTCAGCTGGTGTAACCCTGGTTACATCACTGGTTTCATTGTTCAGTAAAAAAAGAGTAAGAGCAGACACAGCAATGACCGGAGAGATGACTCTCCGAGGTATGGTCTTGCCTGTTGGTGGTGTCAAGGATAAG GTTTTGGCTGCCCATAGATATGGTATTAAAAGAGTTATACTGCCAGAGAGGAACTTGAAGGACCTGGTTGAAGTCCCAGCTACTGTGCTTTCAAGTCTTGAG ATAATACTTGCTAAACGAGTGGAAGATGTGCTAGACCAAGCATTTGAAGGTGGTTGCCCATGGAGACAGCaatcaaaattatga
- the LOC101256614 gene encoding lon protease homolog 2, peroxisomal isoform X2, which yields MGGETSDSHKLDSKNQQEVIHWHDRGVAARALHLSRGVEKPSGRVTYIVVLEGLCRFNVQELSTRGTYYTARITSLDMTKGEMELIEQDQEFVALSRQFKATAMELISILEQKQKTGGRTKVLLETVPVHKLADIFVASFEISFEEQLSMLDSVDVKVRLSKATELVDRHLQSIRVAEKITQKVEGQLSKSQKEFLLRQQMKAIKEELGDNDDEEDDLVALERKMQGAGMPASIWKHALRELRRLKKMQPQQPGYNSSRVYLELLADLPWEKASPELELDLKAAKERLDADHYGLLKVKQRIIEYLAVRKLKPDARGPVLCFVGPPGVGKTSLASSIAAALGRKFIRISLGGVKDEADIRGHRRTYIGSMPGRLVDGLKRVGVHNPVMLLDEIDKTGSDVRGDPASALLEVLDPEQNKTFNDHYLNVPFDLSKVIFVATANRMQPIPPPLLDRMEVIELPGYTPEEKLKIAIRHLIPRVLDQHGLSSDFLQIPEDMVKLVIQRYTREAGVRNLERNLAALARAAAVKVAEQEHLEPFSKDVQRLSSPLLDDKLAETAEVEMEVIPMGVNNHDISSAFRVASPMVVDEPMVEKVLGPPRYDDRETAERVANPGVSVGLVWTAFGGEVQFVEATAMVGKGDLHLTGQLGDVIKESAQIALTWVRARATELKLAISEETNLLEGRDIHIHFPAGAVPKDGPSAGVTLVTSLVSLFSKKRVRADTAMTGEMTLRGMVLPVGGVKDKVLAAHRYGIKRVILPERNLKDLVEVPATVLSSLEIILAKRVEDVLDQAFEGGCPWRQQSKL from the exons ATGGGTGGAGAGACATCAGATAGCCACAAGCTCGACTCAAAAAATCAACAGGAAGTTATACACTGGCATGATAG GGGAGTTGCAGCCCGTGCTTTACATCTCTCAAGAGGAGTTGAGAAACCAAGTGGCAGAGTTACATACATAGTTGTACTAGAGGGGTTATGCAGATTCAACGTGCAGGAGCTTAGTACCAGAGGAACATATTATACAGCGCGGATCACTTCTCTTGATATGACCAAGGGTG AGATGGAGTTAATTGAGCAGGATCAAGAATTTGTGGCATTGTCTCGTCAATTTAAAGCCACTGCGATGGAGCTCATTTCCATTCTTGAGCAG AAACAAAAGACTGGGGGGAGAACAAAGGTTCTTCTAGAGACAGTTCCTGTCCATAAATTGGCTGATATTTTTGTAGCTAGTTTTGAGATTAGCTTTGAGGAACAATTATCCATGCTGGACTCCGTTGATGTTAAAGTAAGGCTTTCAAAAGCTACTGAGCTAGTTGATAGGCACCTACAG TCAATTCGGGTGGCAGAGAAGATTACCCAAAAGGTTGAGGGGCAGTTATCAAAGTCTCAGAAAGAGTTTCTGTTGCGACAGCAG ATGAAGGCCATAAaagaggaactcggtgacaatgatgatgaagaagatgatttgGTTGCCTTAGAAAGGAAGATGCAAGGAGCAGGAATGCCTGCAAGTATCTGGAAACATGCTCTGAGGGAACTAAG GAGACTCAAAAAAATGCAGCCTCAGCAACCTGGATACAATAGCTCCCGTGTTTATCTGGAGCTACTTGCTGATCTTCCGTGGGAGAAGGCCAGCCCAGAACTTGAATTGGACCTAAAAGCTGCAAAAGAGCGTCTTGATGCTGACCATTACGGTTTATTGAAGGTCAAGCAGCGGATAATCGAATATCTAGCTGTTCGGAAG CTCAAACCAGATGCCAGAGGTCCTGTGTTGTGCTTTGTGGGTCCACCAGGTGTTGGGAAGACATCTTTGGCTTCGTCTATTGCTGCTGCTTTGGGCAGAAAGTTTATACGCATCTCCCTTGGTGGTGTCAAAGATGAGGCTGATATCAGAGGGCATAGGAGAACATATATTGGAAGCATGCCTGGGCGACTAGTTGATGGGTTGAAG AGAGTAGGTGTTCACAATCCAGTTATGCTGCTGGATGAGATTGACAAAACTGGGTCTGATGTGAGGGGAGATCCTGCATCAGCATTACTGGAGGTTCTTGATCCCGAACAGAACAAAACGTTCAATGATCA CTATTTGAATGTGCCGTTTGACCTATCAAAGGTTATTTTTGTGGCAACTGCGAACAGGATGCAGCCAATTCCTCCCCCACTCCTGGACAGAATGGAAGTCATTGAGTTGCCAGGATATACACCAGAAGAAAAGCTTAAGATAGCAATTAGGCATTTAATTCCTCGAGTTCTTGATCAGCATGGTTTAAGTTCTGACTTCCTTCAGATACCTGAG GATATGGTAAAACTTGTAATCCAAAGGTACACAAGGGAAGCAGGTGTACGTAATCTAGAAAGGAATTTAGCTGCCTTAGCACGTGCAGCGGCTGTCAAAGTTGCAGAACAAGAACATCTAGAGCCTTTCTCCAAAGATGTGCAACGCCTTTCTTCACCACTGTTGGATGACAAACTTGCCGAGACCGCCGAGGTTGAAATGGAAGTTATCCCTATGGGTGTCAATAATCATGATATCTCCAGTGCGTTTAGGGTTGCCTCACCTATGGTGGTTGATGAACCAATGGTGGAAAAGGTGCTTGGT CCACCTAGGTATGATGACAGAGAAACAGCAGAACGAGTTGCTAATCCTGGTGTATCTGTTGGATTGGTGTGGACGGCGTTTGGTGGCGAGGTTCAGTTTGTTGAAGCCACTGCAATGGTGGGAAAAGGTGATCTTCATCTCACTGGCCAACTTGGGGATGTTATCAAAGAATCTGCTCAGATTGCATTGACATGG gTTCGTGCCAGAGCAACAGAACTGAAGCTAGCTATTTCTGAAGAAACTAATCTTTTAGAGGGACGAGATATTCACATTCATTTCCCCGCCGGAGCTGTACCTAAGGACGGACCGTCAGCTGGTGTAACCCTGGTTACATCACTGGTTTCATTGTTCAGTAAAAAAAGAGTAAGAGCAGACACAGCAATGACCGGAGAGATGACTCTCCGAGGTATGGTCTTGCCTGTTGGTGGTGTCAAGGATAAG GTTTTGGCTGCCCATAGATATGGTATTAAAAGAGTTATACTGCCAGAGAGGAACTTGAAGGACCTGGTTGAAGTCCCAGCTACTGTGCTTTCAAGTCTTGAG ATAATACTTGCTAAACGAGTGGAAGATGTGCTAGACCAAGCATTTGAAGGTGGTTGCCCATGGAGACAGCaatcaaaattatga